GAAGTCTCTGTTGTGGTCTCCAGTGGGGTATCGGCCTTCCTTCTACCCTGTGTAAAGGGGAAACCAAAACAAAATGGCATGCTGAGACAGTTGCCCAGGAGCACTCTCTTGCAGCAGATCGATTTATTGTGGCTTTAGGGGATTTAGTAACCCGGTGCACAAAAAAAACTACCATTCTAGATCATAGGGCCAAGGACACCCTCTTTTGTTTGTTAAACTCCCTCCAATTCTGTTTACAACGAGGAAGTGGAAAAATATGTGGGACCCCCGCTTCCAATCTCACTGCATGCCTATGTTTTTGGGTGGAAAGAAGAGGCATCTTCCGATCAGTCTCCGAAAGGCAGAAGAGGGTTAAGGGAAAGCCTTTCAAATGACAACCAAAGGTTTATACAGATATCACTtttctccatcttcttccaggTGTCAAGCCCCCCATTCTTTCATCCTATTTGGTTTACAACTGTTGTGTGATTACTCATGTTTTATTAGCCCTCTCTGTGTTGTGTCTACAGAAGAATGCGAAGCGTCGAAGTTATAAACCTCCCTTGCCTTTTTTTCAGGTTCCTTATCAGCTATCCAGAGTTCTGTAGAATTGCTTTGTAGAACTTAATAGTGAGCTATAGATGTTATTGTAACCTTTAGGTCTGAAATGTTGCTAATGGCTATTGCCCATCTATATGCTTCCCCTTGCTTTCTTCCTTAATCTTCTCACTGACTCGTCAGCAATATGTCCTTTCCTATCTacaataaatgaatctatttggaAATACAAAGGATCTCGTTATTGTTAGCATGGATGACTTGACACCAGGGTATGCTCCATCTGGCCAGAAACACTGTGAAAGGGAGTAGGAAACTGAGGGTGTGAAGGTGGCAGCCTGCAACCCATGCTTCCCCCCTAATGTATTTCTTTAATATGCAGTAAAGCAGGCACTGAGAAGCTGAGCTGTTTTGTTTTCTAAGCAGTTCCTATGGCTGTGAGGCTGGCATTCCCACTGGAACACACACGATTCATATGCAACAGCCACAACTGTAAACTCTTCTTCAAGGAgtggaaaaaaaacaaacagaagtaCCCCTCACCACCTCTGGTTCCAGCTGCTCACAAGCCCATCCTTACtgcaagaagaagcaagaaaccTGTGTGCTGGAACATCTTTTTGTAGGTGATGCTGTTTAAAGGAGAAAGTATTTCTTATTCTTCCAGTTCCCTGAACAGTAGAGAGTTCCCGGGGTGTTGTGTGTTCTCTCTTTATGTGCACATATGCATGTGGGGCAAAGGAGAAACCTGTGAACGTTCAGAAAGTGTGAAGGGGCATGGATCCCCGTcgtccccccaccccgcaaaaaCAGCATGCCCTTGGAGCTCTCCAATCTTCCTTCTAGTCTGCTAGCTTTAAGACTTCTGCTGGCTACGTTCAGGAAACAACTAGACACGACTTTTGCTGAATGTTGACTGCTGCCGCCAAtgtggatagatccaagtgggcagctatgtcagtctgaagcagtagaacaaagcagaagtcaagcgcacctttaagaccaacaaagttttattcagaacgtaagcttccgtgtgctctaagcacacttcatctgtacctgattcctcgtctgatgaagtgcgcttagagcacacaaaagcttacgttctgaataaaactttgttagccttaaaggtgcactggactcctactttattctCCTGCCACTAATGGTAATTCAACATTAAATCCCCCCCAGAACTCCCTAGGTACAGGCAAAATTCTACCCAGTGTTGTTGTTCTACATTTCCTAGCCCCTCACCAGCTGTACTTAATTGTGAGGACTGTGACTAGTGAAAGACAGAATGTTAAGGCATTAATGCAATATCTATTATGGTTGCCAATTTTCAGTTGGGTAGCAaaaaaataaagcacaaagcttccgtgattaccagcctcagacACTAAAGAAACAATAGCAATATTATCAAAAGTTTTATGTATTCTATGTAGCATAAAGCACAGACACAACTCAATAATTCAGgaaacagaacatcccaaagtagccatcagaaatcaagtccaatttttaaagcagtccaatgCTGTTTCCTTGATGAAAGGTCTGATGCAGCCCTGGGGAAGAATGGTGAGTGATGTCCAAGTAGATTCAAATtttaaggcagccagcagtccaattaTTGAGATAAGGATGTActattgccttgtttcacaattgcttcttcaagcATCAAGTAATCAATTTCAGATACAAGCATATGAATGCCAAGAAATTCAAGTCTCCAAACTTCAAGTCACTGCATTAAGTTGCTTACAACTTAATGCAGtgaccctgattcagagagaagggtggggtataaatctacaatcttctttTTTAACAAATAGTAGTCTAGGAAGGCTCTGAAATAATGGGCCTGGTAACAGCATTACCTCATCACCTCAGTAATCCCTGCAATATATGGGACATCCTTCCActgtggttgccagctctgagttcaGGAACACCAGATTTTgaaggtggagtctgaggagggaggggacctcagtggggtataatgctatcaAGTCCACCTttaaatgcagccattttctccagggaaagtgacCTCAGTTACccagagaccagctgtaattcctccagccaccacttggagtctgggcaaactggaaactgcagtgtactgatgagcaaacactagaaataaaccactgcttttttatgttgcaaacAAATGCTTAAGCACTGGCCGCTTTCTTTAGCTTTGCTAAAGGCAactgctcacacattacaattcaatgttactttgcagcttgcatgaATGGTtcttccaaagctaaaagaaagtggccagtggaaggtgaacgaaacacagaagtgtacctaggacctgtgtagccgccacaCCTGTCAGACTTTGGTCTGCTACCcgtaggaggaatcatatacaagcgtggcGCTGTCTACGTCTTTTAAGCAAAGGAGAACttagacagtggactgtaaagtactaccttacaagagtgatgtgaaataacattctgattttgaaagtactaccttacaagagtggtgtgaaataactttttgatttttctatagacatttaatgaattttggtttgtgatgataataatatgaTTGCATCATTATAacagaaattgcttaagcatttatttgcaacattaaaaagaagtggtttatttctagtgttttcCATCTGGAGAccagcaaccctacctcccactCTCCAAACAAGCAAATAATTAAAACAGCAGTATGTTAGCTTAAGGAGTTTGAGAAGCATGATAAAAAAGCAAGAGAAAAGTTACCTTAACAAGAGTTTAGAGAGGAAACCAACCCTTTTCAACTCAAAACACTGAGCAGAAGGATTGCTAGCTGGAAATTCGCCACTTCTTACCTTTGTGTGTTAGATGAAGTATAGAAATCCTCCATTTTAACTCTTGCACACAAGCCAGAAAGAGCACAAGAATCAAAGTTACACTGTGTCAGATACAAGCCAGTTCAGCATCAGCTGACTTGGACTTTTGGTATTGGTAAGTTTTTTCTTTGTCAAAAacagcagctttttttttttgctttagttTATTTTCATTCTTTAATGTCCTCAAGAAACACTGTCTTGAGAATTCTCCATTGAGAATCAAAAGCCCAAAGTCTGGTTGTTACAGGATGCTGCTAAAGAATAGAGATAAGCACAATATACATGAAGGCAGAATCTGAAAGGGCGGGGGTGGACTAGGACTGGAGGAAGTAGGGCATTACACTTACCTGTGGCAACTGTGCCTCCTCAGGTAGGATTTTTTAATTATGCAAAACAAACATCCCACATTGTATGACTATTCTTTCTTCAATGATTTGTTACCACACTACACAGGTAGGAGTTCTCAGCTCTAGTGAATACAAATATTCTTGAATTTCCCTGATACTAAATATGCAGCCCCTTCTCCTTCAACTTGGGGAAACAAACCATTCAAGGAAAAAAACCAAAGTCTGAGTCTAGTGGGaccctgaagaccaacaaagtttaattctgggtataagcttttgtgtgcatgcacacttcttcagattcacaAGGGTGTTCACGCATCACAGATATGCAGTAGTTTTCTAAAAGCAGAGGGCAtaagtcccacccacccccaaaaaaattctTTTAAACTCCCTAAGGAGgaaacaagattttaaaaagagagtaAGAGAACAGAAAAGCAAGAGAAGCAATGTGGTGCAACGGTTGAGTGTCCAGCTAAGATCTGAGAGACCCCAGGCtcaaacccccactctgccatggaagctcacagtcagtctttcagcctaacctacctcctagggttgtcatgaggataaactggaggaaaagagaatgatgtaatctgcttaaggtcccctttggggagaaaactgAAGTACAAATGAAGTAAGTGGTCAACACAAAAGCAAACCTGGCTGATGTTTGGCAAGCTAAGATCCCACCCTACCTTTCGGTATCCAGGCTGGAGATCTTCTTGAGGTCCCGTGTGAGATTTAGTCCAGAAAAATCCAATGAAGGGCACGGTGGCAAGAAAGTTACAGAGCAGCCCACGCTGGGGCTTCTTGTCTTTGTGCTGTTTGAGTCCCCGCGAGCGGTATCGATAGGAAAGCAACAATCCAAGGGAAAAGAACACCAGCATGGAGATCAGCACCTCCTTGTTGGCGTAACTCATCAAGTCACCACATTTCTTATAGACATAGATGAAGGAGGCAATGCCTAGAAAAGTCCACATGGCTGGGGAGATGGAGGGTGGGCTGGGTGAGTCTCTGCCAGGGGGTTTCTTTTTACGAGCTTCTTTCTGAAGGAAGTGTCCTGAAATAAAAGAGGTTTTCTGTACAAGATGCAAATGCCGCTAGGGAATTACAAAAATCCCCATTTTTAGAAACCCAGGAGGAagggaatattttaaaaaatcttactcGAAAGCCAAAATGTTGCCCAAGAGGCTACAAAAAATTCAGCCCCTCGTTTCTACTAGTGGATATACAAAAGTGATTaacaaataaaaagggggggagtgACATTCAGTGTTGCATATTCCCACCTAATAATATTCAGGTGAATTTACACATCCTGGGAAAGGGCATTTTTGTCCCAATTTTTGCTGGAGTTTTTCCCCCGTATCCTTTTAAAGTCCAgcagccttccctccccccccccaaaaaggttacttcttattttaaaaaaccagatGAAATATCAAAATCCAAAAACGTGGCTCAGTTTCTTCACAGGCTTATCAGGAGACGtctgaaaaatttccaaaaggcaAACAGTTAAACTTAACTTGAGTCAAAGAAATCGGCAGGCCACgttcagcttttttaaaaagatgtcctTCCGTAGGTAAAAGAGCACAATGCTTCCCAGGCTCAATTTCCTTCTGAGGCAAATATCTGAGctgccaactcttcttcttcttccttctcctcccaccGCTTTAGGGAGgcaactctccttccttggcatCCTCTTACAGGTCCAGGCCAATCCCCACCTCCTCCATTGAGGAAAGGCACCCAGTGATGGAGGATGCTCTTAGCGCAGCAAGCCTAAGCAAGGTGAAGGGGGCGGGGCTAGCCAGGAGTGGGCGTGGCTTATGCTAATAACGCTCCCTCCGCCTCCCTCTTGCCGGCTTCGCGCGCCTAGCGTCCCAGCCCGTCCTGGCCAATCCGTGGCGCTATGCTGAGATGGTCTTATGGCGCCTGAGCCAATGGGCAgaggaggagggcggggtttcgCATCCGGCGGGACCCTAGGACGATGTGACGTAAAGCACGAGAGGTTTGGTGACAGGATGGTGCGTCCGGCGTTGCCGTGGAGACGCCGGTCGTTCGGTGGGCGGGAGGGAGGCAGCGACCTCGGCCGAGATTGCGGGAGGTTTTTAGGGTAAGGGAAGTGGAGAATTAGGAACGGGCTTCACCTCGCTCACTGCGCAGGCACCGCAAGCGTGCATGCGCAGTGTATGTGAGAGAAAAGTCGTTGATAGCCTCAGTGACTGCAAGGCAGAAGGGGTGAAGAAAACACCCTTGGACAAGAGGCACGATTATTTTGAGCCCCTGAGCATGCGCAGAGTGATACTGGCTGCTGAGAAGGAAAGCTGCTGCGGGCCTGGCGCAAGTGGATAGTAAACCTATTAGCCGCCACAAGATGTTCTCCAATGTTATATATACCGTAGTACTTTATGCGTAGTAGAATTTCgttatatatggaattaatctacttgatactacgtcatccaacaaagttctgtatatcttgattttttaaaaataaacttataTGTTTAAAAAAAGAACGGAAGCGAAAGGACAGTTTGAGAGAAACTAAATGGTCTTAAGGAAGACTTGAAGGATGCTGATGCTCCGCCAATGGCCTCTCTGATGGTTCCACGCTCCGCCAATCACAGGCCTCAGCGAAAATAAGGGACCGCCTTTCGTCAGCGAAGGGGGCGGGGAAAGACGCGGCCTGGGCCGAGCGAGAGTCGGAACTGCGATTGCCATGGCGACCGCGACGCGCGTGGAGCTCCGGCGGTTGGCGCAGGAGGCCGCGGCCCTGGCCGGCGTCGTCCGCGGCTCCCTGGGACCTCGCGGCGGCCAAGTGCTGCTTACGCGCCCCACGGGGGAGGTGCTGCTATCGCGCGACGGGCGGCGGGTGCTGGAGGCGCTGAATGCGGACTCGCCCACGGCCAGGTAAGCCCCTACCACGAGACTTTCGTCCCGTTAAAATGAGTTGAAGTCTTCTGTGCGGCAACGTGGCTTCGCCCGCGGAACTCGTGGCCGCAACGTCGTGACCAGTAGCTgaggcaagttttttttttaaaatgggggtggcattggtttgccaacctccaggtagtattgtcacaaaaggggggggactgtataaaagtaacaactaacTGTTGATagaagtcttggcttgctactctatattttgaaacaaacaattatcAATACTATTGACAGAAGAACActacacactagatgccagattttaacaacgtTGGCAGAATTacaatagagggttgatgttacagcagcagcagcaatggattgcctaggtaactatccgttaaattcgccttcttcaggctgcaggaCACTAGGGAAAGCTTTGAATTCAGTGATGGAATGTTGAAGTAttcccttcaaatttatatttagacactctccagcttttacaatcgtatagacagttgcagttggagctTCAGAGATCAACAGCCTTCCATTAGGagttaccctttgtcagattccaaatgtctctgtgctaacctagttgctgtaacatcaaccctctattgtaattttgccagtgttattaaaatctggcatctagggTGTAGTGGTTTTTTTGTCAATAATAGTGATAATAAATTGTTATAGCCTACTGTTTCATTTCCACAAACACCTTATACTGCCTtggtagcaagccaagacttgtaccaacagttgttacttttatagttttttttctttttgttacaatatcacttttctgtatagccatctctttctgtatgacctccaggtagtggctggagtcCTCCCGCTATGACAATTGAAGTCCgagcaacagaaatcagttgacttggagaaaatgaccgctttggaagttggactctgttGTGTTATAGCCtaatgaagtccctccccttctcataCCTCACCATCCTCAAGCTCCAACACCAAAATTCCCAGCTGTTCCCCAACCCAGATATGGCAACCGTGTTTCTGGAGGATGGACCCATCAAAGGATATTAGTCATGATAGGTGAATAAGGTTTTTGCAGCTTACTCAGCTGTTTTGTTTCCACGTTAATCTAACACATATACTTAGACTTAGCAATAAATGACTTGTGGTGACCTAAGACTTAAGCATTTACCACATGAGGCAGGCTAAAACATTATTGAATTTTATTCTTTCCCAAAGGTCCAAAATGCTGCTTGTAACTGGTGATAACTGGGATAGAATAtgcatcatatgaacatatgaagctgccttatatggccttggtccatcaaagtcagtattgcctattcagactgaggttttttacacctatttgcctggacccttttcagttgaagatgccgaggattgaacctggcgccttctgcttaccgagcagatgctgtaccactgagccacagcccatccctGGAGGTAGTAGTTTGCTGAAGACTTCATACAGAATTCATAACAGAGACCACATCAGAATCTGAGGCTCAGAGTTCAGCCTCTggtgcaaagcagatgttctgttgCTGAGCCGCTGCCCCATTCCTAAAATCCACATGAGTTTGTAGTGTACCCTGTATAGGTAGCTTAATGAGTTGGTCTGTCCTAATTGAGACAGGCAGTTGATCCATTAAGGTCAGTATCACTTCAGATGGCAGTGATTCTCAATGAATTAAGTTCTACCACATCACCTACTATTGAATCCTTTTGTCTAGAAATgctaggattgaacctggggccttctgtgtgcaaagcagatgctctgcttctAAGCTGCAACCTCACAAACACCAAGAGAAGCTGGGGAGCAGTTCACAAGTGAGGGTTGTTGACTGCAAGCTGTGCTTGGGAACTTCCCTGTGTTATCTGACTGGCTTTTGATGAAAacaagaatgctggactagattggtcCTTGGTCTGGTTCCACGTGGCTCTTCTTACATTCCCAAAATACAGTGATGAATATCAGCTGAGGCTCAGTCTGCATTTTCAGGACAATGAAATTGTAGTGAAGTATACCAGTTCAGACTGTAGGTGGTCAGTGCTGGTCTTGAATGTGCctccatgttgttgttgttttaaatcctTACAAACAGGAAACTGACCTGTCAAGAAGAAAACTGGCATTCTGCCTGTTGTGCTAGTTTTCTTTTTGCAAGGAGTTTTTAACACCATGGACCATTTAGGAATATGATTCCTGCCTGCAGTCTAGTAGTATAGCCTACTGTTTCATTTCCACTTCAGGCTGTTGTATATGAAGAATACACATCTGGCCTGCCTTCTGAAGAGGACTTATGCAaactcatggaggagaggtctgtcacTAGTTCTTAGCCTAGGTGAACAGAATCTCTCATTCTGAGAGGTAATATTGTTGGAGAGAGACATTGTGGGCAGACTGTTTTCATCATATATCTAGTTGCCCTCTCATAATTCACAAATTTTACAGGGTACACACTAATCCAAAGAGCAGCATCCAATAATGCACAAAATATACAGAAACACTCTCGCTAATATAGCTTTGTCATTACTAATTTTACAAGGTACACATTAATCTAAATAGCAACttccaataatacacaaaataTGCAGAAACACTGTAGCTAATGTAGCTTGTTACAGGAGAAGCTATACCAGCCTTGAAGTGTCATGAACTGCTGTCGACAGTATTTTGGACTGGGACTTCCTCCTTGAATAACTAGTATATTGGGCATGAGAGGCCAGGCTGAAGATGATCACTCAGTTGAAACTGGTCCCTTTTCTTCTCTGTGGCTATGGCGTCCCAGTAGGTCTGAAGGAGGGCTTCCATGGAGGCAGCAACCTGATCCGTTGATTTGTGACAGTGTTTCTCATGACCCATATAACAAGCTGTATTAGCTAGAGTGTTTCTGTATATTTTGTGCATTATTGAATGTTGCTATTTGGGTTAATGTGTACCTTGAAAAATTAGTAAAGACACATTGGAAACGTATATAAATGTTTATTGAGTAAATTCCAATGCCATTTTGCATGATAGTGCTACACAGTTTTTGGTTTCATTTGAGAACCTAAAGACAGCATGAAAGTAGAACAGAAAGTTAGGCATAGCAAACTTCTGTTGTCAACTGAGCAACCTAAGCATTTTACAGAGCAGTCCTAAACGGGTCTTGAATGCTGCTTTATTCTGCTCattggggcttattcccaggaaagcacTGCTGCTGTGCAATTTATTTCACTGGGTCTTCACACAAATGGAACACACAGGGCTCAGGTTAGAAAGTGTTCCTGTGGAAAACGCTCTTTATAGAATGAGGGCATTTGTATGGGTGTCTTCTCCATAGCTGCCACAACTTGTAGAATTCTGAGAACTTGGGAAAAGTCTTGCTATTAGAAGTGTAGCAAGAAGAGTTTGCATAAGTCCTCTTTAGAAGACATATAATAACTACACTGCATGGGTATTCCAGCAACTTTAACACAAGTATTTCCTAAGCTGCAGCCTGTGGCATGCTAATAGAGCCTTCGATGAAGTAGGAGATGGCTGTTGAGCACTGCTAGTTAGATTATTTTATTTGagttaaataaaacaatgtaaatataCAAATATGTTACTATACACAGGTTTTGTTCTGGAAAAGTATTTTTGTGTCATAGTAATGTACGTATATTTGAGCAAAATGGACATTTAAATGCATGTTCTTGTTTTGAACAGAATGATGATAGCATGTATTTCCACACACTGCAATCTGATTGGAGATGGTGCTAAAACATTCATCATTCTGCTCTCCGCTTTCCTGCAAGGACTTGAAGAGCTTATTGAAAGAGATGGTGCTCCCTTTTGCAAGAATGTTCAAGGAAGAGAGAAACATAAGGGAAAGTGTTATGGATTGAACCAAGTCTCCCGGTTTCTTATGGTGCTCCATACCCACATCCTCGACCGCATAGTGATACAGGACCTAGAAAAAcattttctgtcagtcttttctgcTGATGATGCAGACCTAAAGAGAAGTGCAGTGGAGTCAGTATTAGAAGCTTATTTTTGTGGTAAAGTAGTCAATGAGCAACAAAAGTTTATTTCCCAGTTAAGCTGTGATTTCTACTATAAAGCCACCAGTGGTAAAAATGCAACTGAAGTACTACATTTGGTGGATGAATGCTTTGCTGAGTTGCATACAGCTGTAATGGGTCTTCCTGTTTCAAGTTCAAGGATCCTAGAAGGGCTTGTTCTTCAAAGAGATTTTGCTGTGTATTGTCCCTCGGAGGGTGAGAAAAGAGTTCTGATCGTAACAGAACCTATCCACACAGCTCTTTCTGACTTAGGTGTAGAAGTGGTCATAACCACCGAACCTCAGTATCAAGCGTCTGAACTCTGGATTACAAAAAGAACAGAAGCCATAATAAGACACATGCAGCACAATAATATCAAGGTATTATTGTCCAGTGTAAAACAACATGAAGTGGTTCATTACTGTGCAGAGAACTGTGGCATATCTGTTGTAGAATGCTTGTCACTGGAGGAAATCTCTCTTATTTGCAGGATTACAAGAATTTCACCTGTTAGGCCTTCACAGGACAATATTCACTCTGTGGTCACTGAAACTGGTGTTGCAAAATTTTGCCAACCTCTGCAGCTTGGTGCAAAGAGATACGTCCACATTGGTTTGACAGGGGCTCATGCTTTTCAGCCTCACTGTGTGATTCTCTGTGGGCCTGTCCGTGGGATTACTGAGCAGCACGCTTGTGCTTTTCATGCTGCATTCAAAATGCTACGGCAATTGTTTATGGTAATTAACCTAACTGAGTGTTATGAACCAAAATCGGAAAGGTGGAACCTTTTAAACAGTCAGCAGGGGTTGGCTGAACAACAGCAATTTAAGGAGAAACCCATTGACTACGATAATATTCAGGCTCTTGACAAGCAACTGATACCTTGTGGGGTTGAAACAGAAAAGTTAGTTTCTGCTGCAGTAGGGGCCAAAGACTTAGCAGGTGTATGTACGCATCTGTGTAAGTCCTCATGCATTGCCACTCCCAGTGTAGATTTAGAACATAGTACTGTGTGCTCAGTACTGAATGAAAGTGGAAATAGTATTGTTGACTTTAAAAAGCTACCTCTGGAATATAAGCATCCAGACAAAATTGGAGTTGCTGAGAGTGAATTGTCTGAAAACATTCAGCCTGTTCCCTCTACAGTTGAGGAAAGCACCAGTAGCAGATATGCATTAGTGCAGCTACAAGCCAGTAAGGATGGCTATACAGGGCCTGGTTATGGAACTTCAGTTAAAGGTGGGGGGAGTAATAAAAGCTGTATCCAAGGTAATGCCAGCTCTTCTATAAAGGCAGGAGCAGTTGTGCCAGCTGGTGGAATCTTTGAGATCTTGTTGCATTACTATCTGTCTTGCTATGCAAGGCAGTGCCAATCAACCAGTACATCTGTCCTTTGCTTCCTAATTGCTGATGTGCTGCTAAGCATTCCAAAAACCATCTGCAAAACACAGCAAAAGAACAGTTTTGCTCGGCTCTATCTTGAAGTTACCGGTGCCCTAAGAAGTCAGCAGCAGCTAGTGTTGACCAATCACAAAAGCCTCGAATCGGTGTCTTGCAAATATCACTTGGTGGCTTCTGTTTTCCAGTGTGCAGCGAGGCTTCTTAATATTGACCTAATAATTGGCATTAAAAAGGTGCCTCAGAAGGCTGTGGAAAGTGACTCAGAAGATGATCAGTGAAAAGCATGCTGTCAGGTAAATACGGTAATTTGAATTTTACTGATTGGTAGCAGCTGGAACCAGATGCCACTCCTTGTGACTAATCGGCAGTTTCTTGGTCCTGAAAGCTTCTACTCAAGTATATTCCCAAGCAGCTTGGATCTTCTGGTGCAATCCAGCGCAGGCAGACAATACcagtagtggaaagtgctgttaagtctcagctgacttatggtgacccacacaaggttttcaagccaagagacaaacagaagtagTTTGCCCCTGCTGTCTCTGCTGAGGAAccatggtcttccttggtggtggagagccggtttggtgttgtggttaagtgtgtgaactcttatctgggagaaccggatttgattccccacttctccacttacagctgctggaatggccttgggtcagccatagctctcctaggagttgtccttgaaagggcagctgctgtgagaaccctctcagccccacccacctcacagggtgtctgctgtggggagagaagatataggagattgtgagcgctctggatctctgattcagagagaagggcggggtataaatatgcaatcTTCTTCAGGTCTGACTACACTTAGCTTCTCAGGTCTGACGAGATCTAGCTAGCCTGAGACATCCAGGTCAAGGATGAAATGGGAGTGATTCTGCCTAGGACTGTAGTTCCCCTAACACTAGGAGAAGAAAAAGCAGCTGCAAGTTTTCTTGAACCCTGTGCAGTACTTCATGTAGACAGCTTGAAAAAGTAGGACTGTGGTCCTTGACATGGATTTGCTGTTAGATACGGTGCTAAGCAGTGCATTAGACTGCAGCCTGTATTTACATTACTTGTGGAGGAAGCTCAATGGAATGAGGACTTTGCCTGTTGAATGTTCTAAAGGCTCCGCCATCAGCTGGCAGAGAAATTGGGAAGAGAGATCTCTTGCATGAAACAAAAGGAGGGAACACCTCAGGATTGGGCCCTTGCCTCATTTTTGCTTTAAAATGAGCTTCTGTGCATCAGTCTCAAGGATGGTGTTTTGTCTAGTATAGCCCTAAGGAggagaacaagaaaaaaaacagCCAAGTGTTTTTTCTGTTACTTCCTTTACCAACTAGGGAAGGGAATATGAAAACTGCCTCTGGAATTCAGAgtgactgcttctgaacatggaggtttccgTCCCAATGGCTAGTAGCTGCTAATAAACCTATCCTCCCTACAGCTGTCTGATTctcctttaaagccatctgtgcctaTGGCATCACTacgtcctc
Above is a window of Heteronotia binoei isolate CCM8104 ecotype False Entrance Well chromosome 7, APGP_CSIRO_Hbin_v1, whole genome shotgun sequence DNA encoding:
- the BBS10 gene encoding Bardet-Biedl syndrome 10 protein, whose amino-acid sequence is MATATRVELRRLAQEAAALAGVVRGSLGPRGGQVLLTRPTGEVLLSRDGRRVLEALNADSPTARMMIACISTHCNLIGDGAKTFIILLSAFLQGLEELIERDGAPFCKNVQGREKHKGKCYGLNQVSRFLMVLHTHILDRIVIQDLEKHFLSVFSADDADLKRSAVESVLEAYFCGKVVNEQQKFISQLSCDFYYKATSGKNATEVLHLVDECFAELHTAVMGLPVSSSRILEGLVLQRDFAVYCPSEGEKRVLIVTEPIHTALSDLGVEVVITTEPQYQASELWITKRTEAIIRHMQHNNIKVLLSSVKQHEVVHYCAENCGISVVECLSLEEISLICRITRISPVRPSQDNIHSVVTETGVAKFCQPLQLGAKRYVHIGLTGAHAFQPHCVILCGPVRGITEQHACAFHAAFKMLRQLFMVINLTECYEPKSERWNLLNSQQGLAEQQQFKEKPIDYDNIQALDKQLIPCGVETEKLVSAAVGAKDLAGVCTHLCKSSCIATPSVDLEHSTVCSVLNESGNSIVDFKKLPLEYKHPDKIGVAESELSENIQPVPSTVEESTSSRYALVQLQASKDGYTGPGYGTSVKGGGSNKSCIQGNASSSIKAGAVVPAGGIFEILLHYYLSCYARQCQSTSTSVLCFLIADVLLSIPKTICKTQQKNSFARLYLEVTGALRSQQQLVLTNHKSLESVSCKYHLVASVFQCAARLLNIDLIIGIKKVPQKAVESDSEDDQ